A segment of the Mercurialis annua linkage group LG4, ddMerAnnu1.2, whole genome shotgun sequence genome:
GCCTTTCTTCTCTCCATTTATTTTTGTCGAACTCAACTCAAGTCAAGCTCAAATAAATACTCTCCTTTAAACCCCTTTCTTTCCCCAATTCAAAACGCGCTTCTCTCTCTTCATCTCTTCAAAACTTCTAACTCAAGCCATCTCTCTTAGGCGGCAACTCCTTTTTCACAGATCCATTTCCTACCGACAAACGGTGCCGTTTGTTGCTCTCAAGTCATCAGATCTACACGATCTGATCGGACTTCACCGCTACCGTTACCGCCGATCGTATCTGTTTGCTTAGCTGATTGTAAATGGATAATTTGATTTCTCTGGTTAATAAAATACAAAGAGCATGTACTGCTCTCGGTGATCACGGTGAAGCTAGCGCATTGCCTACTCTTTGGGACTCTTTGCCTGCTATTGCCGTCGTCGGTGGCCAGGTGAACtctctattgatccttttcaatTAGGTTTTCTTTAAGAAGTTAGTTAAGATTTAGCTTCCTAGAGAAGACTGTCTAGTCTAAGTGATTTGATTTAGCTTTGACTAAACCAGCTGacggttatttttttattattaattagcaTTTCTAAGAATTAAAACTGTGCtaatttttgtgtttatgttttttaattgcTTTAACAGAGTTCAGGAAAGTCATCAGTGTTAGAAAGCATTGTCGGAAAGGATTTTTTGCCTCGTGGATCCGGTAATTGGTTGAATTTCAATGTTTATacactaatttaattatttactcTAAGTTTATCCTTACTGTGTATTCAATGTGTTTGTTTAGGTATTGTTACTCGTCGTCCTCTCGTGTTACAGCTTCATAAGAGTGATGAAGGTACCAGAGAATACGCTGAGTTCCTTCACCTCCCTAGGAAGAGATTCACCGACTTTGGTATGTTTCTTTACCAATATGATTATTATTGTGCTGCTCGCATTGATTAAATGTGCTCTAGTGTTTTGTTAGTTCTCTTACTTTGTTCTGTTTGCCCATGTTAATTGTATTTGTGCAGCTGCCGTTCGGAAGGAGATTCAAGATGAGACCGATAGAGAGACTGGTCGTTCAAAACAAATCTCTACTGTTCCAATTCATCTGAGCATATACTCTCCGAATGGTAAGAGGTGGCATCTGTTGCTGTAATTAGTCATAAATTGGTTTACCTTACATGTGAGCATCTaatgaactgttttatattttacttcTAACCAATTTATGTTTCAATATGAAcataactctttttttttaattagaattaacatgtaattttttcaatcttGGCAGTTGTAAATTTGACGTTGATTGATCTTCCTGGGCTTACAAAAGTGGCTGTTGGTAAGTTGCATGTGTCCTAGTCTTTACTTGCTATTTATCTCTATGCTTTCTTCTCTCTTGCTTTATGTTTGGTTTCATATAAGCCTAAGAAGAAAGATAAAAGGGCCTTTTACTTGTTCGATCACGTCAAATGAAATTAGTTCTTACTTTTCTAAATCAGCTAGTTCAAGAAGTAAATGCCTCTAAATTAGCCTCCTTATCTTTTATTGGTACTAATAACACAGCTATGGGTCATTGTTCTGCACTGTTTCTGATTCGATGTGTTTTGTGCAATGTAGAAGGGCAACCGGATAGTATTGTGCTTGACATTGAAAATATGGTTCGCTCCTACATTGAGAAGGTAACATACATCTCAAATACTACTTAGGAAAAAATTGTCTAAGAATTGGAATTAAGTTGGATTAGGattgttttttcattttcttgacTCCTGACAAGAGGCAGACATTTTTTGGAATTAAGTTGGATTAGgattgttttttcattttttggacTAATATGTTGGGCTTAAAAATCATTTTACTGAAGGCTGTAGATTTTCAATGCTGACAATGTTATTTGACAAAAACATTATGCAGCCCAACAGTATAATTCTGGCCATTTCACCTGCAAATCAAGATCTTGCAACATCTGATGCAATAAAAATATCTCGTGAGGTGGATCCTACAGGTTAGCTTATGCAATTATATTAATATGCTTATAATGCCTTTTTTCCCTCAAATTTTGGTTTCTCAGTTCAAAGGTTGGATGTGTTGAAATTTAAATCACAAGGGCAATCAGCAAATGTTGTTATCCTATTATTCCACAAGTTAAGAGTATATGGTCCCTTAAAAGTTTATAATATAttgttgttttatttgtttctcaGGAGAGAGAACTCTTGGGGTCTTGACAAAGATTGATCTTATGGATAAGGGTACTGATGCAGTCGAGGTAAACTGGCTTAGTCTTGACTGctgtttaaatatttaattaatttacataGCTTAAGAATGTGGTCTAATACCACACTTTTGGATGCATTGGAGTACTTTGTACTTAGTTAGTCGAGGGGGATAATCTTTATGTGCAAATTGACCTGCTTTAATTCTGTGAAATATGCATCTTAGATAAGATTGATTAAGATGTCACTTCATACAAGTTTAAGAAAATGAATTGGaaaggaaaaaagaaacagaagtGGAAGCTACACTAAGAGTGATTGAGAGAAGGACATCATACTTGGGAATTATCATGTGTGCTTTTAACTTATAGTACTTGATAATACATTATTATTTGAAAAGTAAGCAAATTTAATGAAACACACTTAGAGGACACACGTACCAATATATTAGAAAATGTGAGAAAATACTTATTAGTTGCAGAATTACAAGTGTTAAAGGAATCATCCGGTGCACGAGTGCTCCCTGGCTATTGCGGGATAGGGGTGGTTGTGTATTTATATGTAACCTTTCCCTTGCAAATACAAATAGGTTGTTTCCACGCCGCAAACCCGTGACCTATAGGTGAACAAAGAAGCAATTTTACCATTGCACCAAGGCGCGTCCTCAGCATAATTACAAGTCCCTGCCATTTTTTTTGCTACCACTTGCGATATaaaatttcagatttaaaaGTGACTGGATTATGGGCTTCCGAAATTGGGGAAGCACGGGAGCCAATTAAGATTGCACGAGGATCCCGCTAATAGAATTGCTTTATTGCTAAAAGTAATAGCAGTCGTTAGATGGGGCACCAAAATCTTTCTCCCACAGTTCTAGGGGTCATCATCCACCTGCTGATTTGGACATGCTTGGGATGCTAAATTATATTGCTGTTAAAAATGTTTTGCTATGATACTCTTTAATCacagtttgaatttttttagatacTGGAAGGAAAAGCTTATCGGCTAAAATTTCCTTGGGTTGGTGTTGTGAATCGCTCCCAAGCTGATATCAACAAGAATGTTGACATGATTGCGGCTCGTCGTAGAGAGCGCGAGTATTTTGCCAACACAGTAGAGTACAAACACCTTGCTTCAAGAATGGGTTCTGAGCATCTAGCAAAGGTGCTATCAAAGGTAGGGTGGTGTCCATTCCTCTTTGGGTTTATATCTCACTTGCTCACAATGCTTTAATTCCATTGTAAGGATTGAGTTAACATAATTTTCACTTGGTTTTTATATCTCAGCATTTGGAAACTGTAATCAAGTCCAGAATCCCAGGCATCCAGTCCCTTATCAACAAAACAATCGCTGAACTGGAATCTGAATTTAGTCGTCTTGGAAAGCCTGTTGCTGTTGATGCTGGGGTAAGTCTTTTTTTTGGCCATTTCTGTTTCAAAATGCTGCTTTTTAATGTCAAGCCGACCAGGTATTCCTTTCTCATATTTGCAAGAATTGCTAAGAATCACGGCATTTGACTTTCAGGGAAAGTTGTACACAATCATGGAGATATGTCGTATGTTTTACTCAATATACCAAGAGCATCTTGATGGAGTGTATGTAAAATTatattaagttatttttttaatctgttATTGGAATCTTATTTTCTATATTCATCTTTACTCTGTTAAAGGATTTTTTTGCTGATATCTTGACAGGCGACCTGGTggtgaaaaaatatataatgttTTCGATAACCAAATTCCTGCTGCTTTAAAAAGGTTGCAGTTTGACAAGCAACTTTCGATGGAAAATATTCGTAAACTGATTACTGAAGCTGATGGATATCAACCTCATTTGATAGCTCCTGAACAAGGATACCGTCGTCTCATCGAATCTTCTATAGTTACCATTAGAGGTCCTGCTGAGGCAGCTGTTGATGCGGTATGCATAAATGtttccaaaaatattaaaactctACTTGACATTATGAATGTTTTACTTGTCTTTTTAACTTACCAATCCACTATAATCGTATTATTTTTCTTATGCAATATCTTTTTGTCTTGAAGCTTATGCCCTCGTTCTGTTTCTCAGAAAAGATAATTGCTTATTCCGTATAAATAATTTCTTTAACTTGATTTGTCTTATTTTGTTTGTTCATAATTCTCTGCTTTTCCCTGATATATGAGATTTTCTTCTGAACAGGATAGTGATATTACCACTTTTCTCATGACTGATTTCTCTTGAGTTAGTTTGTAATCAGTTATACAGATGTTGCTTCAATGAAGAAGATTGATAACTGATTTTCCAAATTCACCTTTAATACATGATGTATATTGATGGCTGCAAAGTCTAAACTACTTTATTTTCAACTATGCAAAATGGAGTTTGGGATGGTGTGAGCATAATGAATAGAATTGTTGTTCTCCACGCTTAATTCTTGATTGTTATCAAATCCAGGTTCATGGTTTATTGAAGGAGCTGATTCACAAGGCTATCAGTGAGACTCCGGTATGTTCCTTCGAATCTAGTTGCTTCCTTGATGCACTTGCTACTTTTATGCATGCAGCATACTGCGAGGGTTGCTGCATGGTAAAGCTTACAGGGCATAATCATGCAGGGCTACCTGTTTTTAATGCTTATTGTTTTTGGCCAATAGAAAAACCCATATCCTTCGCCTTGATATCTAAAACTGTTAGCTAAACTTTGATTCGTTTTGGTTATCTCAGGAGTTAAAGCAATATCCTGCTCTTCGAGTGGAGGTTGGGAATGCGGCGGTTGAGTCGCTTGAAAGAATGAGAGAGGAAAGTAGGAAAGCTACACTTAAGCTAGTTGAC
Coding sequences within it:
- the LOC126677464 gene encoding dynamin-related protein 5A — its product is MDNLISLVNKIQRACTALGDHGEASALPTLWDSLPAIAVVGGQSSGKSSVLESIVGKDFLPRGSGIVTRRPLVLQLHKSDEGTREYAEFLHLPRKRFTDFAAVRKEIQDETDRETGRSKQISTVPIHLSIYSPNVVNLTLIDLPGLTKVAVEGQPDSIVLDIENMVRSYIEKPNSIILAISPANQDLATSDAIKISREVDPTGERTLGVLTKIDLMDKGTDAVEILEGKAYRLKFPWVGVVNRSQADINKNVDMIAARRREREYFANTVEYKHLASRMGSEHLAKVLSKHLETVIKSRIPGIQSLINKTIAELESEFSRLGKPVAVDAGGKLYTIMEICRMFYSIYQEHLDGVRPGGEKIYNVFDNQIPAALKRLQFDKQLSMENIRKLITEADGYQPHLIAPEQGYRRLIESSIVTIRGPAEAAVDAVHGLLKELIHKAISETPELKQYPALRVEVGNAAVESLERMREESRKATLKLVDMEHSYLTVDFFRKLPQDVDKGGNPTHSIFDRYNDSYLRRIGSTVLSYVNMVCASLRNSIPKSIVYCQVREAKRSLLDHFFTELGKMDQKYLSSLLNEDPAVMERRAALSKRLELYRSAQAEIDTVAWSK